TGTCGATGTAAAGATAGCCTACGAATGGGAATCGGAATCGAGAGAATCATCTAGCAAGGCTGCCTAAATGCTACCACACATATTGATGATGCCTCAAAAATATTCAATCTTATATGCCATCGCTGAGTGTAATCGGCCTTGCGTTAATTGTCGGAAGCGTGATTGTCACCGTGCGCCCGCAACTCATCCATCAAGGAATTTCATTACTCGTATTGGTTTTAGCAGTCGTCTTTTGCCACAACACTTTGGGCTACATTTTGGGCTATTCCGTCGGTCGCCTTTTTAAATTCAACAAAGCAAAAAAGCGCACCATCTCCATCGAAGTCGGCATGCAAAACGCAGGCATGGCAACGGTTTTGGCCTCTGCATTTTTTGCAAGCCCTGAAATGATTCAAGCGAATCCCGACGCCGCTTTGTGCGTGTTTCCGTGCGCAATTAGCTGCGCCTATCACAGCATCTCGGGAACGCTTTTAGCAGGACTTTTCGTTTGGAAAGATAAACGAAACAAATTGAGTAAAAGGGGAAAGCCTTCCCCTGAATTCCAAACCTAACGGTTTTCCATTCACCCCTTCTCCTAGGGGTGTCCCCCTAAAACCCCCAAGCGCGGCTCCGCCGCGCTTTTTCTGTGGAATCGTCGTGAGTAATTAGCTGCGGAATTATATTTTATATTTAAAGAAAAATGGAAACGAGTATGGAAAATAAACAAGATATTCGATGGAGAGAGATTTTCTAATCTGAAAAAGGCTGTG
This genomic window from Hallerella porci contains:
- a CDS encoding bile acid:sodium symporter family protein, producing MPSLSVIGLALIVGSVIVTVRPQLIHQGISLLVLVLAVVFCHNTLGYILGYSVGRLFKFNKAKKRTISIEVGMQNAGMATVLASAFFASPEMIQANPDAALCVFPCAISCAYHSISGTLLAGLFVWKDKRNKLSKRGKPSPEFQT